GAGAATACCCGCTGGTCGACCCTAAATACTACTAACCAAAGTCTGAGCGTGGATTTAGGACAGAATGTGAATATCTCGCGCATCTACTTGAACTGGGAGCAGGCCTACGGCGTCAATTTTGTCGTGCAGTCGTCGAACGATGGCGTGACGTGGACGACCTTTGCTACGTACAGCAACAACCGCGTGCTGTACAACGAGATGGCCGTGGCCGCCAGTGGCCGCTACGTGCGGATGTATGGCCTGGACGGCGGCCAGAACAACGGCGGCTTTTCGCTGTGGGAGTTTCAGGTGTTTGGGACGCCCGCGCCGCTGCCAGTCGCGCTCACGAGCTTCACGGCGGCGGCGCGCGGGGCTGGCGTGACCGTAAGCTGGACCACTGCCAGCGAGCAGAACAACGCTGGTTTTGAGGTGCAGCGCGGCACCGACGGTGTTCAGTTTAAGAGCATAGCTAAAGTAGCTGGCGCGGTTAACAGCCAAATAGCCAAGGCTTACCAATATCTGGATGCCGCCCCGCTGCACGGTGCCAGCTATTACCGACTCAAGCAGATTGACCTTGATGGCCGCGAAACCTACGGCCCTGTAGTGGCGGTGCAGCTAGCTGGCGCGCCCGTGGCTAGCCTCACTATTTACCCCAACCCGACGCCCGACCAAGCTACCGTGCAGTGGGAGGCCGCCGCCGCCAGCGGCGGGCAGTGGCGCCTGGTTACCACTACTGGCCAGGTGGTGCAGCAGCAAAATTTTGAGGTGCAGCCGGGCCCGAATGTCCAAAAGCTTGACCTGCGTGCCCTGCCGGCCGGCAACTACGTGCTGCTGGTAGAAGCTGGCGGCCAGTTGCTGCGCCGCCAGCTGGTGCAGAAGGTGCAGTAAAGCTATCCCAATGCCCCGCAGCTAGGAATATCAACCATGAGAAAGCCCCGCCTGAAACTCAGGCGGGGCTTTCTCATGGTTGGTGAGGGACGGCTTACTGCCCCACCAGAAACACGGCGTTGCCAAACAACAGCTTCCCGCTCTGCCAGAAGGCGCGGAACAGCGGGTTGTCGCCGAGGTAAACAATCTGGCCGCGGCCCAGGTCCTGCTCGCCTAGCACGAAGGTGTCAACTAGCTCTTTTCGAGCCTTGCTGCCCGCGAAGCCGGCGTAGTAGCCATTCTTCTTGATAACGCCCACGTTCCAGCCGCCCTTACCTAAAAACTTGTAGCTGAGCGGCGTGCGGATGAGCGCCGAGTACGTGTCGCCGTAGCCGAAGGCTAGCGGGTGCGTGTTGTCGAGCTGCACGCGGTAGATGGTGCCGAGCGCTTGGTCCTCCGTGTTTTCGCGCTCGGTGGTGCCGTAGCGGCGCAGCGGCAGGTAGGGGTTGGCCCCGGCCGCTTTTTTAATGGCTACAGAGTCGGCGGTTTTAGTTTTGAGCAGGAAGTCGCGCTTGTTGGCCAGGAACTTGGCGCCGCCTTCCATCGCGATGAGCTTGCCACCGCCGCGCACCCAGGCCTTGAGGTTTTCGAGGACTGCGGCGGGGTAGATGTCGGTGTAATCACCATCGGGCAGGATGAGCACGTCGATTTTCGACATGGCCACGCGGTTCAGGTAGTCGGTGCCGAGCACCGTAATTGGGTAGCCAAGCTGCTGCTCGAAGAAGTGCCACACCTCGCCAAAGGCCGTGGCGTCGATGCCGGGGCCGGCCACTACGGCCACGGTGGGCATCTTCACGAAGTGCACCGAGCCCGAGCCTAGGTCGTGGCCCGTGGTCGAAAAGCCCGTCTTCACGGCCTGTACCACCGAGCCGGCCGAGTCGGCCTGCGCCCGCACCAGCTGGTCGAATTTGGGGCCCAGCGCCTCGTTGCCAGTACGCGTGATAATGAGCGTGCCGGGCGCGTATTTCTGGCCCTCCGCCTCAAAGGCCTGCTGGGCAAATCGCACTTTCACCTTCTGCTGCAGCAGCTTGCTGAGAAAGCGCACGTCCTGCAGGTTGTGCCAGCGGGCGAGGTAGGCGTAGGGGCGGGCCTCGGCAGCCGCGCTGCCCTTCACCACGGGCTGGCTAGGGGTGGGGCCGCTGGCATCGAGGCGCTGGGTGAGGGCGAAGGCCTTCACCCCGAACGAGTAGGGCAGGGCCCAGGAGGTAATGTCGTAGGTGAGCGAGTCTTCGAGCTGCGGGCGCGGCTCGAATAGCACTTTCACGAGCGTCGATTTGGGCTGATACATGCTCACCACCACGTCGTGGGGCTGCACGGTCACGGCCTCGGTTTTGCCGCTGGCGTAGCTGTAGCCGGTGGTTTTGAGCTGCTTGGGTGCAAAGCCGTAGCTGATTTGCTGGCGCTCCAGGTACTTCGTTAGCATGCGCAGCTGGCCGGGGTCGTTACCGGAGGCCAGCACGTAAGTTTTGTAGGTACCGCCGGGCTTGGTCTTGGCGGTGGTGAAGTACGACTGGAACTCGCGCAACAGGTCGTCGTGGCGCTCGGCGGTGGCCTGGATGGTGGCGCGGCTGGCCGCGTGGTGGTGCGCAATGCGCTGGGCTAGGGTCAGCGTGTCGCCGTCGATGCGGGCGTAGGCCACGCCGGCCGGGCCGCCGCCGCCCTGCTCGTAGGTCATGCCGATGGCGCCGTTGAAGCTAGGCCAGGTATCGCCGTAGGTGGGGGCGTACAGGTCATACACCTCGCGGGTGAAGTAGAGCCAGTTGTTCTTATCAAAAGTGGCCCGGTTGTAGTCGCCAATGACGTTCTGGAACTGCCGCTGCCAGGGCGTAATGTCTTGGTGATAAGGCTTGGCGGCCGGCGAGAAGTAGTACGAGTTGTTCGGCCCCATCTCGTGGAAGTCGGCGTGCACCTGCGGCAGCCACTTGTTATACAGCACAATGCGCTGGCGGCTTTCCTGCTGGGTTTGCCAGGCCCAGTCGCGGTTCAGGTCGAAGTAGTAGTGGTTATAGCGCCCGCCGGGCCAGGGCTCGTGGTGCTCCCACGAGTCGGGGCTGGCGTTCACGTTCTGGTTGCGCACGCGGTTGTACCAGTTGGCGTAGCGGTCGTGGCCGTCGGGGTTCACGCAGGGGTCCACCACGATAACCGTGTTCTTGAGCCAGTCCTGCATCTGCGCGTCCTGCGGGTTGGCCAGGTCGTAGAGCACCTGCATCACGGCCTCCGAACTCACCGCCTCGTTGCCGTGCACATTGTAGCTGAGCCAGCACACGGCCGGCAGCTGGCGGCTGGCAGCGCCAGGTTCGAGGCTAGCCAGCCGGCGGTCATTCTGCTGAATATCAGCCAGCCGGCCGAAGTTTTCGGCGTTGCCGATTTCAATTACTTCCAGCGTGCGGTGCTCGTAGGTCTTGCCGTAGGGCGTGATGCGCATGCGGCCGGGCGAGTGGGCCACCACGTGGGCGGCGTAGCGAAGCACATCGGCCTGCGGCGTAAACTGACTGCCCAGCTTGTAACCCAAAAACTGGTCGGGCGTGAGCAGCGGCCCCGCCGCGTCGGCGGCCGAAGTGGGGCTAGCCGCGGTAGTTTGGGCAGCGCTGGCCAGGGGCAGGGCCAGCCCCAGCAGCAGCCCCAGGCCCAGCTGGCCCAGGTTGCGCGCCGTGACTTGCCCGCGAAATAGTAGTGAAGACATCAAAGGAAAATGGAGTAAAGTAGGAAAGCAAAGGACAAAGCGTAGGGCGCAAAGATGCAAGGCGGACACCTCACCTTACCTCTGTGGGGCTGCCTACCCATCTGAAAAAGAAGGGGGACTTACCGATTTTATATAAAATAAGGGAAGCACCCTCTTTTTGAGATAGGAGCTTAGGAAGTAAAGCTAGGCCGCTTGCCAAACCACGGCTGCGCCTGCTCCAACTGCCCGGCCAGCCGAAACAGCACGTCTTCGGCCCCGAGCTTGGCGATGAACTGCACGCCGCAGGGCAGGCCGTCGGCCGTCCAGTGCAAGGGCACCGACATGGCGGGCTGGCCGGTGAGGTTGGCTAGCTGGGTGTAGGGCGTCCGGGCCAGGTTTTGCTCGGCCAGCTTTTCTACCAGCCCCGAGCGCCGGATGAGGCCGCCCAGGCCGAAGGTATTCACCACTTTCAAGAGCTGCTGCTCGAACGGTTTGGGCTGCAATTCGCCGATGCGCACGGGGGGCGTGGCTAGGGTAGGCGTGAGCAGCAGGTCGTGTTGCTCGTGAAACCGGCCCATGCGGCGGGCGTGGTCGTTCCAAGTGTGGCGGGCGGCGGCAAAGTCGGCGGCCGAGTAGGTGCGGCCCAGCAGGCCGAGCAGCCAGGTAGTGGGCTCCACATCGGCGGGCCGGGCGGGGCGGCCCAGCACCTTCTCCAGGCCGGCGATGCTAGCCCCGGTTTCGCCAAAGTAGAGCATGAGAAAGGCCGTGGCCACGGCCCGGCCATCGAAGGGCAGCGGCACTTCGTCCACCTCGTGGCCCAGGCTGGCGAGCAGGCTGGCCGCGTCGCGCACGGCCGTGGCGCACTCCGGGTGCAACGGGCTGCCTAGCGGATGGCCCAGGGTGAAGGCGATGCGCAGCCGGCCGGGCGCGCGGGTGACTTCTTCTGAATAGGGCCTGGCGGGGTTAGGCAGAAAATACGGTGCGCCCACATCGGCGCCCTGCGTGGCATCGAGCATGGCCGCGCTGTCGCGCACCGAGCGGGTAAGTACGTGCTCGACGGCGGCGCCCTGCCACTTTTCGCCCTGCTCGGGGCCGGTAGGCACGCGGCCGCGGCTGGGTTTCAGCCCAAACAGCCCGCAGCACGCCGCCGGAATGCGGATGGAGCCGCCCCCATCGCCGGCGCCCGCCAGGGGCACAATGCCCGCCGCCACGGCCGCCGCCGCGCCGCCGCTGCTGCCGCCCGGCGTGTGGCCCAGGCTCCACGGGTTGCGGCAGGGGCCGTAGAGCGCGGGCTCGGTCACGGCCAGCAGGGCAAACTCGGGGTGCTGGTTTTGCCCAGAATATTGACGCCCGCCGCCTGCCAGCGGCGCACCAGCTCGGCATCTTCGGTGGGCACGAAGTGGCGCAGGGCCTTGCTACCACCAGTATGCGGCACACCCGCGTACTGCGCCCCAAAGTCCTTCAGCAAAAACGGTACTCCGCCGAATGGACCGGCCGGTAATCCCGCGGTGGCTCGCTGCTGCGCCTGCTCGAATAGCTTGAGGATGATGGCGTTAATCTGCGGATTAACCGCCTCGGCGCGGGCGATGGCGGCCTGGCACAGCTCGGCGGCCGTGAGCTGGCCGCTGGCCACGAGGGCCGCCATGCCCAGGCTATCGAGCTGGTCGTATTCGAGAGGAGAAAGCATGGCGGCAAGATAGGGGCGGCTAGGGTAGCGGGTTGAGGCTGTTAAAAAAGAAGGGTCATACTGAATGCGGTGAAGCATCTCGCGCGCTTTTTTGAAGTCATTTCCATACGGCGTGGCAGAGACGCTTCACTGCCTTCAGCATGACGTTCTTTTGCAAGTACTAACTACTCCTTCGCTTCTTATGAAAAATCTTTTACCTTTCTTCGCCGCGCTAGGTCTGCCGCTGGCTAGCCTGGCCCAAACGGCGCCGCGCCCGCTCAACCTCACCGACCTGGCCCGCATGCGCGACGTGGCCGACCCCAACCTCTCGCCCGATGGTGCCTGGGTGGCCTACACCGTGACGCGCATCGACACCACCACTGACAAGCGCGACGCCGACGTGTGGATGGCCCGCACCGACGGCTCTCAAAACCTGCGCGTCACCACCAATCCGGCCAGCGAAAGCCGCCCGCGCTTCAGCCCCGACGGCAAGTACCTGAGCTTCCTGTCGGGACGCAACGAAGACGACGGCAACGCCCAGCTCTGGCTGCTGAACCGCGCTGGCGGCGAGGCCGAGAAGGTGACCAAGCTCAAGGGCAGCGTATCGGACTACATCTGGAGCCCCGACGGCAAGCGCATTGCCCTGATTATCCGTGATGCCGACCCCGACTCGCTCACCGCCGCCCAAAAGGCCAAGAAGAAAACCGCGCCGCCCATCGTCATCGACCGCTTTCAGTTTAAGAAGGACGTCGATGGGTATCTGAACAATCAGCGCCAGCACCTCTACGTGTTCGACGTGGCCACGCGCCGCCTCAGCAACCTCACGCCGGGCCAGTACGATGAGAACCTGCCCGCCTGGAGCCCCGATAGCAAGCAGCTCGTTTTCAGCAGCAAGCGCGGTCCTGACCCCGACCGCCACGACAACTACGACCTGTTTATTATCAACGCGCAGGCCGGCGCCACCGCTAGGCTCCTGCTGGCCACCGACGTACCCGAAAGCGCCCCCAACTACGGTAGTCGCCCGGCCTTCAGCCCCGATGGCCGCCATATCGCCTTCGTGCAGGGCGGCCCCAAGGAGCAACTCGTGTACGCCCTGCACCAGCTGATGGTGGTGGATGTGGCCGGCGGCCCCGCCCGCGCCCTCACCGCCGGCCTCGACCGCAACACCACCCAGCCGCAGTGGAGCGCCGACGGCAAAAGCGTCTATTTTCTGCTCGAAGACGACCGCGCCGAGTCGCTAATGCGGGTAGGGGCTAGCGGTGGTAAAATCG
The genomic region above belongs to Hymenobacter sp. BRD128 and contains:
- a CDS encoding S9 family peptidase, translating into MKNLLPFFAALGLPLASLAQTAPRPLNLTDLARMRDVADPNLSPDGAWVAYTVTRIDTTTDKRDADVWMARTDGSQNLRVTTNPASESRPRFSPDGKYLSFLSGRNEDDGNAQLWLLNRAGGEAEKVTKLKGSVSDYIWSPDGKRIALIIRDADPDSLTAAQKAKKKTAPPIVIDRFQFKKDVDGYLNNQRQHLYVFDVATRRLSNLTPGQYDENLPAWSPDSKQLVFSSKRGPDPDRHDNYDLFIINAQAGATARLLLATDVPESAPNYGSRPAFSPDGRHIAFVQGGPKEQLVYALHQLMVVDVAGGPARALTAGLDRNTTQPQWSADGKSVYFLLEDDRAESLMRVGASGGKIEKVLAGPRQVGDFDMASKGTTVVLSSQPQQPTEVFALDKKGGLLPLSKQNDAWLKGVSLGAVEPMQAKSKDGTLVSGFTVKPVGYQAGRKYPTILRIHGGPVSQFGYGFAFEWQYFAANGYAVVVANPRGSSGRGLEYSKAIYADWGNKDTDDVLAVVDYAVAQGLADPDRLGVGGWSYGGIMTDQVIARDQRFKAAVSGASIANVLAGYGTDQYIRDYETELGTPWKNPDVYMRVSYPFFHADKIKTPTLFVCGEKDFNVPLLNTEQMYQALKSLNVPTQLVIYPGQFHGVTTPSYVKDRYVRYLGWYNKYLMPKGSAMGSTAGGQ
- a CDS encoding M14 metallopeptidase family protein, which produces MSSLLFRGQVTARNLGQLGLGLLLGLALPLASAAQTTAASPTSAADAAGPLLTPDQFLGYKLGSQFTPQADVLRYAAHVVAHSPGRMRITPYGKTYEHRTLEVIEIGNAENFGRLADIQQNDRRLASLEPGAASRQLPAVCWLSYNVHGNEAVSSEAVMQVLYDLANPQDAQMQDWLKNTVIVVDPCVNPDGHDRYANWYNRVRNQNVNASPDSWEHHEPWPGGRYNHYYFDLNRDWAWQTQQESRQRIVLYNKWLPQVHADFHEMGPNNSYYFSPAAKPYHQDITPWQRQFQNVIGDYNRATFDKNNWLYFTREVYDLYAPTYGDTWPSFNGAIGMTYEQGGGGPAGVAYARIDGDTLTLAQRIAHHHAASRATIQATAERHDDLLREFQSYFTTAKTKPGGTYKTYVLASGNDPGQLRMLTKYLERQQISYGFAPKQLKTTGYSYASGKTEAVTVQPHDVVVSMYQPKSTLVKVLFEPRPQLEDSLTYDITSWALPYSFGVKAFALTQRLDASGPTPSQPVVKGSAAAEARPYAYLARWHNLQDVRFLSKLLQQKVKVRFAQQAFEAEGQKYAPGTLIITRTGNEALGPKFDQLVRAQADSAGSVVQAVKTGFSTTGHDLGSGSVHFVKMPTVAVVAGPGIDATAFGEVWHFFEQQLGYPITVLGTDYLNRVAMSKIDVLILPDGDYTDIYPAAVLENLKAWVRGGGKLIAMEGGAKFLANKRDFLLKTKTADSVAIKKAAGANPYLPLRRYGTTERENTEDQALGTIYRVQLDNTHPLAFGYGDTYSALIRTPLSYKFLGKGGWNVGVIKKNGYYAGFAGSKARKELVDTFVLGEQDLGRGQIVYLGDNPLFRAFWQSGKLLFGNAVFLVGQ
- a CDS encoding discoidin domain-containing protein, whose amino-acid sequence is MAWTANAPLRAQNLNLAVGRTATASSVENSSYLASNATDNDYRTRWSSEYADSQFLVVDLGAIQTIDRVRIGWEVAYGKDFMLQVSNDALTWTTVKTVTGNTPTDRSGYYLNEYPNLNSSGRYVRMLGTARNTVYGYSIYEFEVFSFSNSVASLASGMLGSASNTEGGYDSSLAFDGNENTRWSTLNTTNQSLSVDLGQNVNISRIYLNWEQAYGVNFVVQSSNDGVTWTTFATYSNNRVLYNEMAVAASGRYVRMYGLDGGQNNGGFSLWEFQVFGTPAPLPVALTSFTAAARGAGVTVSWTTASEQNNAGFEVQRGTDGVQFKSIAKVAGAVNSQIAKAYQYLDAAPLHGASYYRLKQIDLDGRETYGPVVAVQLAGAPVASLTIYPNPTPDQATVQWEAAAASGGQWRLVTTTGQVVQQQNFEVQPGPNVQKLDLRALPAGNYVLLVEAGGQLLRRQLVQKVQ